The Luteolibacter rhizosphaerae nucleotide sequence CGGCAAAGGCTGAGGCATCTCACGATGGGTGGTTATCGCAACAATATCTAAAGCCGCGAACTAAATCATGAAAACGGCATGTAGGCATTGCCCCAGTGCCCTGCAAATCTCAAAGTGCCCCCCGTCCGAAACGACCTGAAAGTCCATGAAGATGCCTTGTCAAGATTGACCTGTCGCCGACACTGCTCGCATCGTCGCTGGCCAGATCGCCGGGCCCTGCTTGCCCTTATTGAAGCTAGGCTGTTCGGCGCGGATGGAAGGAAGTTCAAAATCGGCACCTTCGCAGGCAGTGCAGATCGAAGCACCACGGTGCATGCTGCGCGACTCGGATTGGCTACGTGCAATCATTCTCTTAGTAGAATGCCTTAGCTGATGTGACTACAGAGATGGCATCGAACCGGTAAAGTGAGCAATTCATCGATGATTATTACCCCACCTACCACCCTAGCCGTTACCCTTGTTTTAGCGCTCCCCGTCTTCTCCGAGGAGCCGACTACATCGACGATCACTGGCAACATCTTCAGGCCTGTCCAACTAACGGCAACCGATGAGAGGATTGCCGGGCTGAAAATTGCCGACGGTTTCAAGCTTTCGGTATTCGCACGCGATCTCGACAAACCTCGAATGATGGCCGCTGACTCCCAAGGCCGTGTCTACGTCACACGCCGCGGCGAGAAGGGAGATATTCTCCTACTCGAAGACCCAGACAAGGATGGGGCGGCCGAGGCGCCTCGCAAGGTTCTTGAGCTGCCACACGTCCACGGGATTGCCATCAAGGGTAGCACGGTCTTTCTAGCGACGATCAGGGAAGTGTACTCAGCTCCGCTATCCGACGACGGAGGAATCGGACAACTGAAGCTCCTCTACGAGGGGTTGCCGGACGCCGGACAGCACCCGAACCGGACTTTGGACTTCAGCCCGGATGGCGAACTGTTTCTGTCGGTGGGAAGCGCAGCGAACGCGGCTGCGGAACCCAACAAGGAGAGCGCCACGATGCTCTGGATCGATCTTGAAGGGAAGACGCGGGATATCTTCGCAAGCGGACTTCGAAACACCATCGGATTCGATTGGCATCCCGTGACAGGAAAGTTCTATGGGATGGATCACGGCATCGATTATCTAGGAGACGACGCGCAAAAGGAGGAGCTGAACGAGCTGAAGAAGGGCAAGAAATACGGGTGGCCTTTCGTTTATGAAGATGGGAAGGCGAACTTGGAGGACGATCCGAAGGAAACCACCGGAATGAATTGGGATGAATATGCGGAGCTTTGCGAGCCCAGTGTCCTGACCGCCACCGCTCACAGCGCGCCCATGGCGCTCCTGTTTCCATCCGCAACGAACTTCCCGAAGGCATTCCACGGTGATGCCTTGGTTACCTTTCACGGGTCGTGGAACCGATCCAAACCGAGCGGCTACTCCGTAATGCGTTTACGCTTCAAAGACGGAGCACCGGACAAGTTTGAAGATTTCCTGACAGGGTTTGTCCGTGGCGACGGGCAGTTCGGTCGTCCCTGCGGACTCCTGGAGTTGAAAGACGGATAGGTCTTGCTGAGCGACGACGGCGGCGGCGTAATTTACCGGATTACAAGCGAAGGCGACGCGGCATCGGCGGAATAATGCCCAACGATTACTATAAAGACCACCGACCTTTCAGAGCAAGAGAGGCTGGAAGAGCCGAAGTCACTGCGGATCAGTGATGAACTAACGCTTACGCAAAACATACCCATTTTGTCGGAGGATCTGCAGGGAGGGATTTAAATTTGTTGATGAGACCGGGGACTGCCCTCGCGTCCCAATGGAATGCGATCGAACGGTTTATTAGGGTTCCATGCTCGAATTGGGGTTCGGAACAATGGTCTCTGATTCGGTCGCTTCGGCACAACTCTGTTCGTGCAATCTGCCCGCGCTTGAAACTGCGCATCTAATCCCCTTGTTAGATCCGGATGTTAAGCGAGCTTCGACACGTTCTTTCCCCGGATCAAAGGACTCGCTGGCACCGTATCCCCCATGGTGCCAGCGGGTTCAACCCTAGCAGATGTCGCTTCCTTAAAGGGCGACCGGTGACCAAAGACTCGCCTCCCCAGGAAGCCCTCGACACCCCGGCCGCAGATCGCTCATGACAGCCTGCAAGCGCCCTGAGTCTCCCGCGTCATCTATAAGAATTTAAGCGTTTTCGTGGCATGTCGGCATCATCGGCTAGCTCCCAAATCGCTCCGCCACCCACGTCGATGTGCAAAGCGGCCACCGGCGGTTGGGCCGGTGACCGCTCGCGACGGCCGGAGAGTCCCCCCGGATATCGCCGGCCTGTCGTGACTATCCCGATAGGGACCATCCCCTCCGATTTAACCGCTCCGGTAGGCGATTCAAGTCCATTTGATTAAGCAGATTTCGTATTCTCTCTTTGTTGCCTTTCGACTCACGAGCCCATAACCATCAACGGTCTTTTCTCGTGGGACCGGAAACCTACTTTCAATCCCTTTGAAGGGCAAAAGTGGTGTAGTGCAAGCTGGTTGCCACGGGGCGGGCCGGTCCCGTTGGGGGTGTCCGGCCCGCTTCTCCTCCATCAATCGCTGCACCTTTCCCTATCCCTCGCCTCCAACCCTGCGCTCCATGCCCGGCCATCGGCCTTCGGCACCCTAAACGCCGCGCAAAAGTAGCCAGGGAGCAGCCATCATCAGATGGCCACCGATGATCAAGATCACGGCAACTGCTAACCGGCGCGACCACAGGCGGAGCAAGAATCGGCTGGAACGAGTTGGCATAGCTTCCCCGGAGACGTCGGGGGAACGATTTTTCTAACAGTGATATGTTTCTCCGCTAGGTTCATCTCTTCGCTCTTTCAGCGTTAACGGTTCCTGAGCTCCTATCAGTGCAGCTTGCCACCCCACGTATCGCATCCTGCATCTGGAGCAATCCGTTTCTTCGTTCTGGAGCCTGTTGCTTGCTGGCCCTCCTCCTGCTCATCACCCGGACTCCGGATTCCCCGGGCCTAATACGAAACGATCAAGTCAATGAACTCCACCGAAGACTGCATCGACACCTTCAATAGCCTGCTCCGTGGCGAACTCTCCGCCGTTGAGAACTACAACCAAGCTATCGAGAAGTTCACCAACGAGCCGGAACTAGGCGACTTGCAGGCCATTAAGGCGGATCACCAGGAAGCCGTCGGCATCCTTCGTCAGCATGTCTCCCATATGGGCGGCACTCCGGCCGAGGACTCGGGCGCATGGGGCACCTTCGCGAGGGCCGTCGAAGGCGGAGCGAAGCTGCTTGGCGAATCGCTGGCCCTTTCCGCTCTCATCGCCGGCGAGGAGCACGGCATCTCCGAATATCAGGAAGCACTCGAGCAGCAGGGGGCGATGGAAGAAATCAAAGAGCCCATCCGCTCCAAGCTGCTCCCCGCGCTCGAAAAGCACATCAACGCTCTCAAGCGCCTGCAGCACCTCTGATTTCCCTCCATTTCATGGGTAGGTGGCGGTAAGGTCCGTCTTATCGGCCGAACCGGCCACCGAACTCTCCCCTGAGATTACCGCGTACCAGGTGGGGAGGCAGTACAACGCAATCTCGGCATCCTCCGGGGGGACCAGGCCCGCCATCGGATCTGGCCCTCCAAATAACGAAAGGCCTGATGTAGCGACGCATCCTGATAACGAGCCGCGAATTCCAACTAGAAATCGCAGAATGCGTACGCTGCCACGCTGGCGACCCGTCCGCCGGCCCCAGCTTGGGGCAAGATCCTATCTGAGCAACCCTACCCGTTAATGATCTCTCCCCCATTGGGATGGAGAACTTGACCGGTGATGTAGCTAGCGGCGTCGCTAGCCAAGAAGACGAAACACTCGGCGCATTCCCAAGGTTCCCCAGCACGACCCAGCGGGCTGTCCGATCCAAAAGTCGCCACCTCATCCGCTGGAAACGTTGCCGGGATTAATGGGGTCCAGATCGGGCCTGGTGCCACCGCATTCACCCTTATTTTCTCTTTAGCGAGTTGCCCGGCCAACGACCTGGTGAAGCTTACGATTGCTCCCTTGGTCGCCGAGTAATCTAGCAATTTCGGGCTTCCGCGATAAGCCGTTACCGATGTGGTATTAATGATTGCCGCTGCACGTGATTTCATAAGCTCCGGGAGAGCCGCGGCGGTTAAGTGGAACATGGCAAAAATGTTCGTGCGGAACGTCCTCTCCAATTGGTCTTCGGTGATGTCCGCAATGGATTCCTGAGGATGCTGCTCCGCGGCATTGTTAACCAAGATGTCCAGCTTGCCGAAGGTCTGAAGGGTGACAGCGATCGCCTCTCGGCAAGCTTCCCGCTGACCGATGTCAGCTTTGTGGAGAAGGCATCGTTGTCCCTTTTCATGGATCAAAGCAGCGGTGGCACGGGCGTCCTCATCCTCTTCCAAGTAGATGATCGCAATGTCCGCGCCCTCACGCGCGAATGCCACCGCCGTCGCCCTTCCGATACCGGAGTCGCCTCCCGTGATGATCGCGACGCGGCCAGCCAAGCGCCCGCTGCCCCGTAGTTCCGGGTTCTCGAAGACCGGCGATGGATTCATCTCACCCTCACGTCCTGGCTGCTTGGCCTGCTCCTGCTCGGGACGCTGAGGGTGCTCGTGTTCACCTTTGGATTTGTTGCTCATCTGTTCGGCCGAAATTGCGTTGAAGATTCCTGAAGTGGATTCGTGGCCATTAATTGCATCTACCGTGCCGATGGCTTCCTGAGCTTCGGATGCTTAGCTCCTTTCCCAGTTGTCTCGCCATTTGGCGCAGCGGTTGGCGAGAATGAGGCGACGGCGGACGAGGAGATTTTCGCGGCAAGGGGCAGCATCGCGCTCCGGGGGGAGGATGACGTACTTGTAGCCTGCAACCTTGCCGGCGGAGGCTTTGAAGACGAGTTCGCCGAACCATGTGTTGTTGTTGATACATTCGAGCTCAATGCCTTCATTGAGGTCCCATGAGCCCAGTTCCTCGCAATCGCCGATGACGAGGACGCGGTCGCCCGGGTTGGTGGGGGCACCGTTGAGAAGGAGGCGGACCTTGGTGTCGCCCTGCAGGGTCTGCTCGGGGCGGGAGATCACGATGGCGGATTCCTTGCCCAGTTCGAGGGTGGCCTTGCCATCCTGCGTGACGACGCGGGCATCGCCGAGTAGACAGCGATACTCGCCGTCTGGCAGAGCCAGATTCTCTAGTTCCAGAGTGCGGGCCTCGCCCTTGTTCAAGATGACGAGGCAGCAGGATGATCGATAGGAACGCTCGAACACGTAGGTGTTTTCGTCGATCCAGCGAGGCCGTTGGCCGCCGAACTGTATCGCTTCGTTCTGGCGTCGTTCCGCGGCGAGGATGCCGATGATGCGAGTGGCCTCAGTGAGCTCCCAGCGTTCCATCATCGGGCGGTTGTAGGGGTCATTGCCGCCATCGGTGTCGTTATGGAGGTACTGCTCGCAACCGTAGTAGAGGCAAGGAATGCCACGGGAGAGGAGGAGTAGCACCAGGGCGAGTTCCAACTGCCGATCCGAAACTCCGAGCGACTGGAGGCGAGGCATATCGTGGTTCTCGAAGAAGGTGACCAGCTCGGTGGCGCAGGAGTATTTGCCGTCGCATTCCAGAACACGGCTCAGGGCATTGAAGCCACGCCCATCCTGCGCCGCGAAGCAATCGCGGATGGCGTGGCAGAGACCAAAGTCGAGAATCGACATGCCGGAGCGGTTGGAGAACTCTACCGAGAGCTCGTCCTCTGGGTCACTGTTGATCCATTCCCCGAATCGGAAAACCTCCGGATTCGCTGCATCGGTGTCTGCACTGAATTCCTGCCAGAACCAGAGCGGCATGTGCTTCACGGTGTCGATTCGGAGGCCATCCACCCCCTTGCCGAGCCAGAGCCTCACCGCTTCCTTGATGTAGTTGCGGAAGAGAATGTTATTTTCATTGAAGGTAGCCAGCCCCCCGATCTCCTTGTTCTGAAGCTGCCATTCGTCACACCAATCGGTGACCTCACCGTAATGGTGATACCAATGGTCCACGTCATTGTCGAAGTCCGCGACCAGCTTGCCGTCGTCATAGAGCTTCCCCTTCCCTGCCGCAGTCTGCGGCGAGCTGTGGTTGCAGACGAAATCGAGAATGAACTTCATCTCCTGGTCATGCATGCGCGCCAAGAGTGCATCAAAGACTGTGTCGTTGCGCGTGAAGATGCGTTTCTCCTCGGGGTGATTCATCCAGCGCGGGTTGATGCGCTTGAAGTCGCTGGTCCAGTAGCCGTGGATGGGAGCGCGCGGCTCGGAATCGCCATTCGTCATTGACTCCACCTGCTCGAAAAGCGGGGTGCTCCACAACGCCCCGATGCCGAAAGAGCGGAGGTAGTCCAGCTTGTCGAGCAGTCCTTGGAGGTCGCCGCCCCAATACTTGTTCCACTGCTTGCGTTCGGGATCTAGCATGCCGTCGTTTTCGCGGGGCTTGTCCGGTGAGCCCTCGTGGAATCGATCGAGGACAATGAAGTAGATGGTCTGGGCGCGGAACTCAGCATCCGAGCCGGTAAGCACTTCAAGTTCGCTGGTATCCGGGGTGCTGGTTGACATGGCTTCGGGAAACTCGAGGGCTCGCTATCGCAGGTGCCGTACCGCGGGATGAAGCCCATATCTTGTTAGATCGGGTCCGGGCGTGAGGGCTGTCAGCCAGTGCGAGTTGCACGTCCAAGGTGCTTGCTGCACGCGCTGGCGTCCTTTCCCGCCCCATTCCATACCCGAGGGTCTAGGCCTCCGGGACGTGGGCCGTTTGGTATTGCCGCTGCGAAGGGACTCCACCGCAGGCCATGAAGATTCAAAGCAGTGAAGACGTCCTAAAAGACCAGCTCAACGATCTCCATAGCTGCGAAACTCAAGCAGACGAGAGTTGGCCGGACCTGGCCAAGGCGGCCACGAACGAGGCTTTGCGCTCGAACCTGCTCCAAACCAAGGAGGCGGCGGCAAGGCACCTGCAAACGCTGGCTTTCGTCTCCGAATTGGTAGGTCACCAACCTTCAGGGGACCCGTGCAAAGCGATGCAGGGATTAATCGAGGGAGGCGACGAGCATCTTGCGATCGCCGAAGCCGCAGCGACCCGCGACCTGCTGCTGGTCGCCCACTGCAATCGGATCCTGCACTATGAAGTCGCCGCCTTCGGTTTTGCTTCGGCCTTGGCCCGCTCGGTTGGTTACCGAGAAGCCGCTGAAGCATTGTGCGTAGTCTTCTCGGAGAAACTGGCCCAATCAGCGGAACTCGCGCATGTGGCAGCCGCCGAGTTCGGAATCAACCTGGGAGGTAGCGCATGAGGCGCGCACTCAGGGACCATGGGCTAAGCCTTACCCTCGGGTTCCTGTTTCTCCTATTCTGGGCCTGCCAAGCGGTGGCCGGGCACGCGGTCTTCAACGAAGATCTAGAAACGCACGGGCAGGCAGCGATCTCGCTGACGGCGTATCTCGCCAGCGGCCACTTCTGGCAAGCTACGGGCGAAAACTGGGAAAGCGAGTTCCTCCAGATGGGGGCCTATGTGATCCTGACCGCTTACCTCTTCCAGCGGGGATCAGCCGAATCCAATGATCCCGACCAAGCCGACAAGATCGCCAAGGAGCGGCAAAGCAAGCCCGCCCCTTGGTTGTACAGGAACTCCCTATCACTGGCTTTCCTCGGCCTATTCCTCGTGTCCTTCGGCATCCACGCCGCAGGAGGCTGGAAAGAATTCAATGCCGAGAGGGTCGAGCACGGCGAAGAACCCGAACCCTTCGCGGCGTTCCTAGGCGACGCCGAATTTTGGTTCCAGTCGTTCCAGAACTGGCAGAGCGAGTTCCTCGCGGTGCTCTCGATCGTTATTCTCAGCATCTTCCTGCGCCAGAACGGGTCTCCGGAAAGCAAGAAGGTGAACGACCCCGACTCCAAAACCGGCACCTAGCCTTCAATCATTATGGACGACAAACTAAGCCGTTATCTCAACGATCATCTGGCCGGATCCGCCGGAGCCGTGGACCTCATCGAAGCCATCGCCAAGGCGTGCGAAGAAGACGAGGACATCGGCTTCTACCGCGAACTCGGTCGCAAAGTTGAACAGGACCGGAAGGTGCTGCATGAGCTAATCCTGGCCACGGGCAAGAAGAGCAGCAGGGTGCTCGAAACAGCGGGAAAGATCACCGCCAAGGCCGGACGTCTCAAGCTGATGTGGGAGGGTCTGGAGCCGGGTGATCTGGGACTTTTCGAAGCGCTGGAGATGCTGGTGCTGGGCATCCAAGGCAAACGCATCCTCTGGGTGGTATTGCGGGAACTCCAGCCGTGGACCCCGGAATGGGAAGATATCGACTTCGCAGCCTTGGAGGCGGAAGCGATCGCGCAGCGGGACGCGGTCGAGGAACGGCGGGTGACCGCCGCCATGGATGCGCTACTGAGCCCGGAGCGGCGCGCCGCCAAGCTTCCAGAGATGGAGACGCAGGTTCTATCCTCCCGATGACAAGCGGGCGGATGCAAGCGCGGTGATCCGTGCGATGTTTCAATGCCATGAAGATTCCAAGTCGCCATGCGCTTCTCCTGATCGACGTGATCAACGACATGGCCTTCCCGGAGAGCGAGGCCCTGCTCAAGCATGCCCTGCCAGCGGCCAAGAAGATCGCCGCGCTGCGCAAGCGGCTGAAGAAAGCCGGGGTGCCAGTGATCTACGTGAACGACAACTTCGGGCACTGGCAATGCGACTTCCAATCGCAGATCAAGCGCTGCAGCTCGCCCGAATCTCCGGGGAGGGAGGTCGCGAAGCTGCTGCTGCCGGAGGATGACGATTACTTCGTGCTCAAGCCGATGCACTCGGGATTCTACTCCACCTCCCTGGACGTACTGCTGCGTTTCCTCCAAGCGGAGACCCTCATTCTCGCGGGTTTCGCCGCGGATATCTGCGTGCTGTATACGGCAAACGACGCCTATATGCGCGACTTCGCGCTGGTGGTGCCGACGGACTGCGTGGCCTCCGAAGATGCGAAGGGCACGCGGCAAGCGTTGGATCACATGAAGAACCGGCTGAAGGCGCGGGTGATGGAGTCCCGCTACCTGCACTGCGGATGATCAAAGTGCAGGCAAGGGCAGCCCAGCACGAATGGTGGTACCGGCGCCGGGGGCTGACTCGATTGCGAGCGAGCCGCCGAGCGAGTTCAAGCGCTCGCGCATGCCCAGCAATCCCAAGCGACCTTTTCCACTGACGGGCTCGAAGCCGCGGCCATTGTCCGAGATCATGAGCAGGACTTCCCCGTCTGCGTCAAGATGCAGGTCCACCTTGGTAGCCGAGGCGTGGCGCGTGACATTGGCCAGGGCCTCTTGGACGACACGATACAATGCGATTTCAGCATCGGGCGGGAGACGCAGGTCGCTCCAAGTGCCGGTGTGCAGGTGCGAAGCGATCCCGGTTTTATTGCTCCAATCCTGAAGATAGTGCCGAAGCGCGACTTCCAAGCCGAGATGGTCTAGCTCGGAAGGCCGTAGCTCCCAAGCCCGACGGTGAACCGCCCGGATCAGTTCATCCACGCGGCCCATGAGTGACTCGAAGACATCCTTTTGCACC carries:
- a CDS encoding DUF892 family protein — encoded protein: MKIQSSEDVLKDQLNDLHSCETQADESWPDLAKAATNEALRSNLLQTKEAAARHLQTLAFVSELVGHQPSGDPCKAMQGLIEGGDEHLAIAEAAATRDLLLVAHCNRILHYEVAAFGFASALARSVGYREAAEALCVVFSEKLAQSAELAHVAAAEFGINLGGSA
- a CDS encoding glucose 1-dehydrogenase, translated to MSNKSKGEHEHPQRPEQEQAKQPGREGEMNPSPVFENPELRGSGRLAGRVAIITGGDSGIGRATAVAFAREGADIAIIYLEEDEDARATAALIHEKGQRCLLHKADIGQREACREAIAVTLQTFGKLDILVNNAAEQHPQESIADITEDQLERTFRTNIFAMFHLTAAALPELMKSRAAAIINTTSVTAYRGSPKLLDYSATKGAIVSFTRSLAGQLAKEKIRVNAVAPGPIWTPLIPATFPADEVATFGSDSPLGRAGEPWECAECFVFLASDAASYITGQVLHPNGGEIING
- a CDS encoding PQQ-dependent sugar dehydrogenase, with amino-acid sequence MSNSSMIITPPTTLAVTLVLALPVFSEEPTTSTITGNIFRPVQLTATDERIAGLKIADGFKLSVFARDLDKPRMMAADSQGRVYVTRRGEKGDILLLEDPDKDGAAEAPRKVLELPHVHGIAIKGSTVFLATIREVYSAPLSDDGGIGQLKLLYEGLPDAGQHPNRTLDFSPDGELFLSVGSAANAAAEPNKESATMLWIDLEGKTRDIFASGLRNTIGFDWHPVTGKFYGMDHGIDYLGDDAQKEELNELKKGKKYGWPFVYEDGKANLEDDPKETTGMNWDEYAELCEPSVLTATAHSAPMALLFPSATNFPKAFHGDALVTFHGSWNRSKPSGYSVMRLRFKDGAPDKFEDFLTGFVRGDGQFGRPCGLLELKDG
- a CDS encoding PA2169 family four-helix-bundle protein, translating into MNSTEDCIDTFNSLLRGELSAVENYNQAIEKFTNEPELGDLQAIKADHQEAVGILRQHVSHMGGTPAEDSGAWGTFARAVEGGAKLLGESLALSALIAGEEHGISEYQEALEQQGAMEEIKEPIRSKLLPALEKHINALKRLQHL
- a CDS encoding cysteine hydrolase family protein, with protein sequence MKIPSRHALLLIDVINDMAFPESEALLKHALPAAKKIAALRKRLKKAGVPVIYVNDNFGHWQCDFQSQIKRCSSPESPGREVAKLLLPEDDDYFVLKPMHSGFYSTSLDVLLRFLQAETLILAGFAADICVLYTANDAYMRDFALVVPTDCVASEDAKGTRQALDHMKNRLKARVMESRYLHCG
- a CDS encoding DUF6766 family protein; amino-acid sequence: MRRALRDHGLSLTLGFLFLLFWACQAVAGHAVFNEDLETHGQAAISLTAYLASGHFWQATGENWESEFLQMGAYVILTAYLFQRGSAESNDPDQADKIAKERQSKPAPWLYRNSLSLAFLGLFLVSFGIHAAGGWKEFNAERVEHGEEPEPFAAFLGDAEFWFQSFQNWQSEFLAVLSIVILSIFLRQNGSPESKKVNDPDSKTGT
- a CDS encoding alpha-amylase family glycosyl hydrolase, with the protein product MSTSTPDTSELEVLTGSDAEFRAQTIYFIVLDRFHEGSPDKPRENDGMLDPERKQWNKYWGGDLQGLLDKLDYLRSFGIGALWSTPLFEQVESMTNGDSEPRAPIHGYWTSDFKRINPRWMNHPEEKRIFTRNDTVFDALLARMHDQEMKFILDFVCNHSSPQTAAGKGKLYDDGKLVADFDNDVDHWYHHYGEVTDWCDEWQLQNKEIGGLATFNENNILFRNYIKEAVRLWLGKGVDGLRIDTVKHMPLWFWQEFSADTDAANPEVFRFGEWINSDPEDELSVEFSNRSGMSILDFGLCHAIRDCFAAQDGRGFNALSRVLECDGKYSCATELVTFFENHDMPRLQSLGVSDRQLELALVLLLLSRGIPCLYYGCEQYLHNDTDGGNDPYNRPMMERWELTEATRIIGILAAERRQNEAIQFGGQRPRWIDENTYVFERSYRSSCCLVILNKGEARTLELENLALPDGEYRCLLGDARVVTQDGKATLELGKESAIVISRPEQTLQGDTKVRLLLNGAPTNPGDRVLVIGDCEELGSWDLNEGIELECINNNTWFGELVFKASAGKVAGYKYVILPPERDAAPCRENLLVRRRLILANRCAKWRDNWERS